Proteins from a genomic interval of Lolium perenne isolate Kyuss_39 chromosome 1, Kyuss_2.0, whole genome shotgun sequence:
- the LOC127327599 gene encoding uncharacterized protein isoform X2: MDQHRDGAEPMAQETQPHLQPPSSWSEIPMDLAVLVLGLLPAYADRARFAAVCPQWRTAVRQPLPPPLPLLALPDGTFYSHPYSKLFHFPGCGFAEYKSVCGSWLVFPRDDGCFLVNPFSRATVTLPALSRVRLRPPNAVAKWAEEGGEKVPAPYVTWLHINESKMLHISKLILCSPNLVAALVGIGDTSQILMCQPGALSWSVRAYDRCKGFEDMAFYQGKLYAIADDENLLVVNINEDHRTGDPQVSRIGQVIKGDPWYPYPEGHIIPCKKIYLVESCGALLMVRRAIWCRFVQPGVSGEVVAGQSEFEVFEADFEHSRWVKVSTVGGDQVLFLGRRCSRAMSVSQYNELSGDRIVFLDDDEQNRVDYLYDVEYSSCSAYDIRSGAVRSCHPKMSWKRCKEMDLAAWLFPQDG; this comes from the exons ATGGACCAACACcgggacggcgctg AACCGATGGCACAAGAGACGCAGCCGCACTTGCAGCCACCGTCATCATGGTCGGAAATCCCGATGGACCTGGCCGTCCTGGTGCTTGGGCTGCTCCCTGCGTATGCCGACCGCGCCCGCTTCGCCGCTGTGTGCCCGCAGTGGCGCACCGCTGTGAGGCAGCCCCTTCCACCGCCACTTCCACTGCTCGCGCTCCCGGACGGCACCTTCTACAGTCACCCTTACAGCAAGTTGTTCCATTTCCCTGGCTGCGGTTTCGCTGAGTACAAGAGCGTCTGCGGCAGCTGGCTCGTCTTTCCGCGCGATGACGGGTGCTTCCTGGTCAATCCCTTCTCCAGGGCCACTGTGACGCTCCCTGCTCTCTCCCGTGTCCGACTCCGGCCTCCAAATGCAGTTGCTAAATGGGCAGAAGAGGGAGGGGAGAAAGTTCCTGCTCCTTACGTCACATGGTTGCATATCAATGAATCAAAGATGCTGCATATAAGTAAGCTAATTCTGTGCTCGCCAAACCTTGTCGCTGCACTGGTCGGCATTGGAGACACCAGTCAGATTCTGATGTGCCAGCCAGGGGCCTTGTCGTGGTCTGTACGCGCGTACGATCGGTGTAAGGGGTTCGAAGATATGGCATTCTACCAGGGTAAGCTCTACGCTATCGCTGATGACGAGAACCTACTTGTTGTGAACATCAACGAGGACCATAGAACTGGGGATCCACAAGTTTCTCGGATTGGACAAGTGATAAAGGGTGATCCATGGTACCCATATCCTGAGGGCCACATTATTCCCTGCAAGAAGATCTACCTGGTTGAATCGTGTGGGGCACTGCTTATGGTACGCAGGGCGATTTGGTGCCGGTTTGTTCAACCTGGAGTCAGCGGTGAAGTTGTTGCTGGACAGAGCGAGTTTGAGGTTTTCGAGGCTGACTTTGAGCATTCACGTTGGGTCAAGGTGTCGACCGTGGGGGGCGACCAGGTGCTGTTTCTAGGGCGAAGGTGCTCCAGGGCCATGTCAGTGTCCCAGTACAACGAGTTGTCGGGCGATCGCATTGTGTTCTTGGATGATGACGAGCAGAACCGTGTGGACTACCTCTACGATGTGGAGTACAGTTCTTGCAGCGCCTACGATATCAGATCTGGCGCGGTCCGTTCTTGTCATCCAAAGATGTCCTGGAAGCGCTGCAAGGAGATGGATCTGGCGGCATGGCTCTTCCCTCAGGACGGATGA
- the LOC127327598 gene encoding uncharacterized protein, translated as MLLEELLRCQIQEWYPPFRRHTVPTLIIPLPAAFLRYLAGKPAYPDPDAPDSPLPFLLPATTSGRTPFPPIHAHLPDPVSLLDRHTSDLIFGSYDDADDENPLRPAFPDLEAAVDAAIAELGGAALPKLNWSAPKDAVFMAADATARCTCFAEVAMLLRASDCVAHDLASARSSCHDFLRADGVRRNAAEETAPPNGGIGSNGSGSLHDPSVTHNEGGKHAAAAADSDVSESSSSDDTWVDDGFQYYLALRKWYPGLRPESEFRCFVRGRTLVGVSQRDPSAYYPSLPGWRVEVQPKIEDFFEDVVEPQFPSENYTFDVSVRADGRVKLIDFNPWGGYTLPLLFTWEELEEEQRGEDELEFRVVMQQGAVRPGLMTAVPYDMLDWGDGSGWDVFLKKADNEFGKQMATLGEDSSR; from the coding sequence ATGCTGCTGGAAGAGCTGCTCCGCTGCCAGATCCAGGAGTGGTACCCGCCGTTCCGCCGCCACACCGTCCCCACCCTCATCATCCCGCtccccgccgccttcctccgctacctcgccggGAAGCCCGCCTACCCCGACCCCGACGCCCCCGACAGCCCTCTCCCCTTCCTCCTCCCGGCGACCACTTCCGGCCGCACCCCCTTCCCGCCGATCCACGCCCACCTCCCGGACCCCGTCTCCCTCCTCGACCGCCACACCTCCGACCTCATCTTCGGCTCCTacgacgacgccgacgacgagaaCCCGCTCCGCCCCGCCTTCCCGGACCTCGAGGCCGCCGTCGACGCCGCCATCGCCGAGCTCGGCGGCGCCGCGCTCCCCAAGCTCAACTGGAGCGCGCCCAAGGACGCCGTCTTCATGGCCGCCGACGCCACCGCGCGCTGCACCTGCTTCGCCGAGGTCGCCATGCTGCTCCGCGCCTCCGACTGCGTCGCGCACGACCTCGCCTCCGCGCGCTCCTCCTGCCACGACTTCCTTCGCGCGGATGGCGTTCGACGGAATGCTGCCGAGGAAACTGCTCCACCAAATGGCGGCATCGGTAGCAACGGTTCTGGTTCTCTCCATGATCCCAGCGTGACTCACAACGAGGGCGGCAAGCATGCCGCTGCTGCAGCGGACAGTGATGTCTCAGAAAGCAGCAGCAGCGATGACACCTGGGTGGACGATGGGTTCCAGTACTACCTCGCGCTCCGCAAGTGGTACCCGGGCCTCCGCCCCGAGTCAGAGTTCCGCTGCTTTGTGCGGGGACGAACGCTGGTCGGCGTGTCGCAGAGGGACCCCTCAGCGTACTACCCTTCACTGCCTGGGTGGAGGGTTGAGGTGCAGCCGAAGATTGAGGATTTCTTCGAGGATGTAGTTGAGCCGCAGTTTCCCTCAGAGAATTACACGTTTGATGTGTCCGTGAGAGCCGATGGACGGGTGAAACTGATCGATTTCAATCCTTGGGGTGGCTACACCTTGCCACTCTTGTTTACGTGGGAGGAGCTTGAGGAGGAGCAGCGAGGAGAGGACGAGCTGGAGTTTAGAGTGGTGATGCAGCAGGGGGCAGTGAGGCCAGGATTGATGACAGCTGTGCCGTATGATATGCTGGATTGGGGAGACGGGAGTGGCTGGGATGTGTTCCTCAAGAAGGCTGACAATGAATTCGGCAAACAGATGGCCACATTAGGTGAGGACTCCAGTAGGTGA
- the LOC127327599 gene encoding uncharacterized protein isoform X1, producing MDQHRDGAGAAGACMVWVFLVSNCSEGPLTFILQSPNLVEPMAQETQPHLQPPSSWSEIPMDLAVLVLGLLPAYADRARFAAVCPQWRTAVRQPLPPPLPLLALPDGTFYSHPYSKLFHFPGCGFAEYKSVCGSWLVFPRDDGCFLVNPFSRATVTLPALSRVRLRPPNAVAKWAEEGGEKVPAPYVTWLHINESKMLHISKLILCSPNLVAALVGIGDTSQILMCQPGALSWSVRAYDRCKGFEDMAFYQGKLYAIADDENLLVVNINEDHRTGDPQVSRIGQVIKGDPWYPYPEGHIIPCKKIYLVESCGALLMVRRAIWCRFVQPGVSGEVVAGQSEFEVFEADFEHSRWVKVSTVGGDQVLFLGRRCSRAMSVSQYNELSGDRIVFLDDDEQNRVDYLYDVEYSSCSAYDIRSGAVRSCHPKMSWKRCKEMDLAAWLFPQDG from the exons ATGGACCAACACcgggacggcgctg GGGCAGCTGGAGCCTGCATGGTTTGGGTGTTCTTGGTGAGCAATTGTTCGGAGGGCCCGTTAACTTTCATACTCCAAAGTCCAAACTTAGTAG AACCGATGGCACAAGAGACGCAGCCGCACTTGCAGCCACCGTCATCATGGTCGGAAATCCCGATGGACCTGGCCGTCCTGGTGCTTGGGCTGCTCCCTGCGTATGCCGACCGCGCCCGCTTCGCCGCTGTGTGCCCGCAGTGGCGCACCGCTGTGAGGCAGCCCCTTCCACCGCCACTTCCACTGCTCGCGCTCCCGGACGGCACCTTCTACAGTCACCCTTACAGCAAGTTGTTCCATTTCCCTGGCTGCGGTTTCGCTGAGTACAAGAGCGTCTGCGGCAGCTGGCTCGTCTTTCCGCGCGATGACGGGTGCTTCCTGGTCAATCCCTTCTCCAGGGCCACTGTGACGCTCCCTGCTCTCTCCCGTGTCCGACTCCGGCCTCCAAATGCAGTTGCTAAATGGGCAGAAGAGGGAGGGGAGAAAGTTCCTGCTCCTTACGTCACATGGTTGCATATCAATGAATCAAAGATGCTGCATATAAGTAAGCTAATTCTGTGCTCGCCAAACCTTGTCGCTGCACTGGTCGGCATTGGAGACACCAGTCAGATTCTGATGTGCCAGCCAGGGGCCTTGTCGTGGTCTGTACGCGCGTACGATCGGTGTAAGGGGTTCGAAGATATGGCATTCTACCAGGGTAAGCTCTACGCTATCGCTGATGACGAGAACCTACTTGTTGTGAACATCAACGAGGACCATAGAACTGGGGATCCACAAGTTTCTCGGATTGGACAAGTGATAAAGGGTGATCCATGGTACCCATATCCTGAGGGCCACATTATTCCCTGCAAGAAGATCTACCTGGTTGAATCGTGTGGGGCACTGCTTATGGTACGCAGGGCGATTTGGTGCCGGTTTGTTCAACCTGGAGTCAGCGGTGAAGTTGTTGCTGGACAGAGCGAGTTTGAGGTTTTCGAGGCTGACTTTGAGCATTCACGTTGGGTCAAGGTGTCGACCGTGGGGGGCGACCAGGTGCTGTTTCTAGGGCGAAGGTGCTCCAGGGCCATGTCAGTGTCCCAGTACAACGAGTTGTCGGGCGATCGCATTGTGTTCTTGGATGATGACGAGCAGAACCGTGTGGACTACCTCTACGATGTGGAGTACAGTTCTTGCAGCGCCTACGATATCAGATCTGGCGCGGTCCGTTCTTGTCATCCAAAGATGTCCTGGAAGCGCTGCAAGGAGATGGATCTGGCGGCATGGCTCTTCCCTCAGGACGGATGA
- the LOC127327596 gene encoding uncharacterized protein, translated as MAPETHPHLQPPPSWSAIPQDLAVLVLRLLPAYVDRACFAAVCPQWRAAARLPLPPPLPLLALPNGTFYSPPYTKPFRFPGCGFAGYQSVCGNWLVFPRDDGCFLVDPFSRATVTLPALSCVRLRPPNAVAERTDSDKAVDVTWMHIRGSNNLHISKLIVCSPNLVAAFVGFRDTTQILMCQPGALSWSVRAYDRCKTFEDMAFYQGKLYAIADNENLLVVNISEDHKTGDPQVSKIGTVIKGDPWYSVLYEDDDTTPMKKLYLVESCGALLMVRRAIWCRVTGESGSKLVAGQSVFEVFKADFEHSRWDKVTTVGDDQVLFLGRCSRAVSVSQYDFPGDKILFLDDDELDDYDYEDENSCVSTYHLRFHCVTCVTSGYPGIYWKRGGDMHLAAWLFPQDR; from the coding sequence ATGGCGCCGGAGACGCACCCGCACTTGCAGCCACCGCCTTCCTGGTCGGCCATCCCACAAGACCTGGCCGTCCTGGTGCTCCGCCTGCTCCCCGCGTACGTTGACCGTGCCTGCTTCGCCGCGGTGTGCCCGCAGTGGCGTGCCGCCGCGAGGCTGCCCCTTcctccgccgctgccgctgctTGCTCTCCCCAACGGCACCTTCTACAGCCCCCCCTACACCAAGCCCTTCCGCTTCCCTGGCTGTGGCTTCGCTGGGTACCAGAGCGTCTGCGGGAACTGGCTCGTCTTCCCCCGCGACGACGGGTGCTTCCTGGTCGACCCCTTCTCCAGGGCCACCGTGACGCTACCTGCTCTCTCGTGCGTCCGTCTCCGGCCTCCCAATGCGGTCGCTGAACGGACAGATTCAGATAAAGCGGTCGACGTCACATGGATGCATATCAGAGGATCAAACAATCTGCACATAAGTAAGCTAATCGTGTGCTCGCCAAACCTTGTTGCGGCGTTTGTTGGCTTCAGAGATACCACTCAGATTCTAATGTGCCAGCCAGGGGCCTTGTCGTGGTCAGTACGCGCGTACGATAGGTGTAAGACGTTCGAAGACATGGCGTTCTACCAGGGCAAGCTGTACGCCATTGCTGATAACGAAAACCTCCTTGTGGTGAACATCAGCGAGGACCATAAGACTGGCGATCCGCAGGTTTCAAAGATTGGTACGGTCATTAAGGGTGATCCTTGGTATTCAGTTCTGTATGAAGACGACGACACTACGCCAATGAAGAAGCTCTACCTGGTTGAATCATGTGGGGCGTTGCTGATGGTACGCAGGGCGATTTGGTGCCGGGTTACTGGAGAATCAGGTAGTAAGCTTGTTGCTGGACAGAGCGTGTTTGAGGTTTTCAAGGCTGACTTTGAGCATTCACGTTGGGACAAGGTGACGACCGTTGGGGATGACCAGGTGCTCTTTCTAGGGCGGTGCTCCAGGGCTGTATCTGTGTCTCAGTATGACTTCCCAGGTGATAAAATCTTGTTCTTGGATGACGACGAGTTGGATGACTATGACTATGAGGACGAGAACAGTTGTGTCAGCACCTATCACTTGAGATTCCACTGTGTGACCTGTGTCACTTCAGGCTATCCAGGCATATACTGGAAGCGTGGCGGTGATATGCATCTGGCAGCATGGCTCTTCCCTCAGGACCGGTGA